One Armatimonadota bacterium genomic window, TCTAACTTCGGTCGCGCTGATAACCTCAACGACGCGACCGACCTTACAGCCCAAATTAGCGGGCGCGGTCTTGGTAACCGTGGCATTATCCGCCGTGGCCCCGAGGTCCATATAGACCTCCTGCTGTAGCCATGTCTGGTCCGCGCCGGAGCACTTCATCACGTGTGCGCCCTTGCGGCTCACACGGCATTCAAGGTCTCCTGCTGCACCACTTGAGTTGTCGATCCCCTCGTAACTCACACCCGAATATGGCATACTCGCCGTCCCGGAGAGAGGGTTCAGGTAGCCAGTGCTCGGAGCTACCCCTACGAGGCCTCCCTGGCAAATCTTAACCGCAGCCATTTTGAGTGAGAGGACATCGTCCATCTTTCCTTGGGTATCGCGATTTTGCGAAATTGCTGCCCAGGCCATAATTACTTACCTCCCTCCACCTGCTCAGCCGTTACGCCGAGACCGGCATAGATTTTGCCCTTAATGTCATCAGAGAACTGGCTTCCCTCGCCGTCCCCATCGTCCTTGGTCTGCTTAGCAGGCATCTTGTCCACCATTTCTGCGAAGGTCTTCGCGCTCTCCCCTCCGGCTGCCATAAGAGCCTCGGCAAATGGCACCATCTCAGGGGTCAGTTTGCCCTCATCAGTCCACTGTTTGACCCTGTCGACCCGGCGTTCACTGTGGAACTGAGCCACGGCCTCAGCGCTTGACTTACAGATATCAACCAAGGGCTGAATCTGCGCAGAGAACTGAGCTTTGAGAGTCTCTGTAAAGCTTTGCATCGCCTCGTCGACGATCTTCCTTACTTCTTCTGCATTCATACTTGTAGTAGTCCTTTCTGCGCTTTCGCGCTTTGGTTGCCATACCTGTTCCATTTCCACAGGCTCGCCCAACACCAATGTCCCATCCACAACTGAGAATGGGTATTTGAAATATCTCCCATCGCCTTTCTGAACTATTGCTGAATCCTCATAGAGAGGATATAAGCTAATGCTATAGTCGTCCGACCCGGTGCCTAGCTTCGCACGAAACAGAGAGGTTACCTGATCATCAGTCAAGCCATCCCAACCCATTTGGACAACCGAACCGGTGAATGTTATGCGTCCATCTGCAAAAACGGACGCCGATGCAACTCGCGGATTTTGCACGATAGAGACCTCAAGCAGCCGATCCTTTTCGCGAGGAATCGTAACTGAGACTTTCTTCGCCTTAGCTGCTTCCATCAGGCTCCAGACATGAGCCGGAGTTCGCAAGGTCCCCATGAGTTCCTTGCCCTTTCGATAGACATTTTTGACAATGCCCATTGCGCCATCGAACGGGGTCGGAACATGCTCGATTCCAATTGGAGCCTCGGTGGTATTCGCAACGATATTATCAAGATCGTCTTCGGTCACCTCGATATCCTTGTCGGGGTAGGACCCTGCCTCAAATAGCTTGACCGGACGTTCGATAAAGTCATCAGTGCTGAAACTAATAGCTTTATTCATTTCTTTCCTCCCTTACCGTAGCGCTCCACGTCCTCAGGGGTAACGCCCAGACCGTCATAAATCTTCTGGGCTTCGGAATCCGCAGGGAGTTCACTCACCCGCGTTGAAATCTGAGACATAGCGACAGGTGGGCGATAATTATCCCAACGTTTCTTGTATTCATTGAGGACTCGCTGCAGCTTCAATACATCGGCTCCCTCCGTCGCAAATGTCGCGGATTCAGGTTCTCCGATCAGCTTGCCGATCCGCCGGATTTCACCCTTGAGGAAGCGCACGTAACGTTCACCATCACGAGCCTGCTGCTTCAATTTCAGAAAGTCACTCTGGCTCATCTCGATCTTGTCCATATCGAACTCCTTTACAGGTCCTCGGTCCCCACATATGCCTGGCAAATCTCGCAAGCTGTAGCTGCAATGTCATATATGACTGCGTTCTTCTCAGCATCGATTGTCAATGCGCACAGGCAATTAGGATGAAATGGTGGCTTCTCGCTTGTTGCATCACGGAATCCCTGGGCCTGAAATTCATTTACTTGGCCTTGGTTCTGGGCAGCCGAGACCTCCGTCCTGGCCAGTCGCTCAAATTCCCAACCGCGATATGCATCAAATTGCTGAGATAATTGACGGCCTACGTCAATCGGACTCATACCTGCGTCCATAGCGCCGAGTAGCATCCCCTGGATATCGTCTTTGACACCCTCAAGGCGCAACTGCCCATTCTCTGAAAGCCGCTCAAACGCCTCGTTGAGCATCTTCTTTACGCCCTCGCTGTTGCGGTCCGGGAGAGCCTTTGTCGCATCGGCCCCAGCTATTTCGTCAGCTCGATTGCCCCCAATACTATATGCAAAACGATCCCACTGCTGAATAAGCCCATCGGAACTCTCGCTTCCGATAAATCCCAATGCCGACCGGTCACGCCCGGCCATAGCATCCAGGAAGTCATCAATAGCCCAGTCAATCTGCTCTTGCTGTGCAGCCGAATATTCAAAATGCGGTTCTGCCTCAAAACTGATCGAATCTATTTGGCGTGTTTTTTGTTTTGATGATAGCTTCGCGGGAAGTTTAAGCGCTCTCCATATGCGCTTCTCTAAAATATCAACCTGAGCCTGAATGTCGGCATGAAATTTGCCAATCGCTTTAGCTATCCGAGGGTCCTTTGGTGACTCATCTGTTCCAATCGAGGCCTGGGCGTCACTGATGGCAAACTTAATAAGTGAATGACCTTGGCAATGTTCCATCATCTGCCCCTTTCGGCAACTGGTTACTCAGTGCCTGATTAGGGTCCTGTAGATCGCCGTTTGGTGTTGGCTCGTCTATCCCCCCTGAGGGACCCAAGACAGTAACCGCCGTCGGAGTGTCTTTCTGCTCGGCAATCTCGCCGTCGAAGCGCTCACCCAAGACATATTCTGCATACTGCTCCTGGGTAAAGATTCCATTGCGCCAGAGCGAGGTTCCGACTGTCTCGCGCGTCTTGTCGGCATTAGCCTGCGCATATTCGGCCTGGGCGGTCTGAACGGCGTCCTGTAGAGACACAGCATTCCACTTGAGGTCAAACTCACCCTCGCGTCCGGTCAGGTCTAACCAGCGTTGAATTATAAACTTTGCAGTATAGAGGCTTTCATCTTGCACTGAGTTGATGTAGGAAATCAGCACGTCGGCCTGTTGTGTAGAAAGCCTCTCCGTGGTGCTCCAATTGAACCCGAGCATCCAAGAGGGCAGACCAGTGCGGCCTACAATCTGCTCCAAGAGGGCCTTGCCGTCGATAGAAAAGTCGAGTGTCTGTCCATCTGCGCCAATAACACTGACTGTGACCGCGCCCGAAGTGAAGAAATCGCGCACTTCGCCTTTCTTGCGGGCTTTCATAGCCTTGTTGAAGTTAGCCTCGAAAGCCTTCATTATTCCAGCAGTCTTTTGTCCGCTGGAATCAGAAAATCCCTCGGGCGGCGTCCAATTAACGTGAAACGCAGGAACGCCAAAGCGCTCCCAGTTCTTGCCAAGGGACTCTTCCATCTTCATGAATATCTCGGCCGTGAACGGCAGGCTTGCAAACAGTGACCGTCCGTTCGGGTTCGCATCAGCCTCGTGAACACTGACAGTAATCCAGTTTCGATCCAGGACAACCGGCAGACCTTGGCCCTGCTGACGCTGCGCAACGTCGACTTCTAAATTGCCTCTGCCCGAAGGCTTGAAGACAATTGTCTCACTCTCTATGTTTGCAAGCGCATAGATGTCATCTCCCGCATTGTTGGGCACGATCTCTATCGCAGCAGGTCCATATTGCAAGCGCTGTCTAATCTCAGAACGCAGAGCAGTCATCAGCCCATTTTGCACGTGATTGACTTTGACATTCTCCATAAATGTCTCGATATCAGACTTGAGTGGCTCGTCCGTGACGACTTCCAGTGTTCCGCAGAGTCGTGCTGTTTGACTTAATGCCAGATCAAGGCAAGGGATAGCATCCCGCATCAGCTTGTAGAGTTTGTATGGCTGATCGTTAGGGACCTCATAGAATGCATTCAGCCAGGGAGAATCCCATGAAGCTCTTGACTGGCTCGTCCCTGTTGAGATTGGCATCGGCTTCTTACCGATGTAAAACTTGCCGATTCGCATTCCTATCCTCCAAGGCGATAAATACTACCTCGTGATTCACCCGCAGATGAATAAGCGCCAAAACCGCCGTCACCTTCCACCATCAATTCAGTAAGAGCCCAAACCAGAGCATCGAGTCGGTTAGGACTTTTTCCGCTGGTGGGAACCCAATTACATAACTCGTCTTCAAGTTCGGCGAACGCGCCGACGTGATGAACGAAACCCTGTTCGTAAAATGCTGCTATCGGTTCCGCCCGTGTGTATTTGCCTCTACTCGCCCAAAGCTTCTTGGTTGCGACATTCTGATCAACTGATTTGATCGTCAATATGACCATCTCGCCGCCATTATTGACCTCTGCAGCAATCCGATCCGCTTGGTGTTCCCAATATCCCGCTATTGCAGCAGATGCCCATTCGAGAGGACCACCCTGCAAACTCTTATCCTCAAGCACATAAGCATGACCGTTTTCAGCCAACCCGACGATGAGGATACCGGCCTCGTCCGCATCCTCTGCCGTCGAATCCGAAACAGCGGGGTCAACCCCCACAACCACTCTTATTAGTGACGGAGCGGACCGAACTCGTAGAGCATCGATCATTGATCGCTTCCAAAGAGCACCAGGCACGTCTGTTAGAAGTTTTGCGTGGAGTTCCTGCAGACCTAATCGCGTGCCCTCATAGCGTTTGACCACACGCTGAATGAAATTTGGTGATAGATTTGCGTAATTGTCATACGTCGAGCCTGAAGTCACTACTGTCTGTGGGTCCTGAACCAAATCTCGAATGAGTTTCGTCGGTCTCGGCGTCGTTGTTGCACAAGCTTGAGGCTGAGGACCTAGCCTGAGACCAAACTCCATATTGCTCCAGGTTTCATCAGCATACTTCCACTTGGCCGGTTCATCGGTCCAAGCAGTATCATGCTGTGGTCCTCGGAGCTGGTCGGGGTCCTCTCCCGAATAAGCGATTGCAATAGCTCCATTCGGCCATGTCAATCGCCGTTTAGACGGCTCGTATACGGGCATGAACCACGGCGGCGAAATCTTTAGTATCGATGATTCCCCGGCCTCGATCATAACATCGCGCACATCGGCGGCGGTTTCGCCGATCAGTGCAGCATGGCCGAATCGTCCACTTTTCATGCGGGCAATAACCCACTCTGCACCAGTTCGCGTTTTCCCGAACCCGCGTCCTGCCATGATGAGCCAGCAAAACCAATCGCCTGGAGGAGGCAACTGCGCAGGACGCGCCCAAAACGCCCAATCGTAGATAAGAGTCTCTGCATCTGCTTCGCTGAGTGAGCCTAGGTAGGCCAGTCGCTCCTCCAGCGACAACTTGATAAATCGAGCGGCGAGCGACTCTTCGGCCTCTCGCCCACTCAGAGTATTCCTGCCTGCTTCCATGCGTCGAAGAACCGTTTGTAGCCCTTGGTCGTGCCGTCGCCATTATCGTCTGCGGCGCAAAGCTGGGCGTAACTGCCGTCTGTGGAGCCGAAGAATGACTCGAAGTCGACAATGTCAACCATCTGTAGAGCATCCAACCGTATCGTTGCACCGTCGTTAATGAGCAAGCCTGCCTCACCAAGTTTACTGATTAGTTGATTCATCTGTTATACTCCGATTCCGGCCATCTTGAGCCAGTAGTTGCTCACCGAACTACCCGTGTTTTTAATACGTAATTTCAGTGTCTTGCCAAAAGGCGAGGACCCACTGATCATGTTGTCCTTCCATTCGGTTGCAGCAGTTGTTAATACGCCGCCGATGGAGAGTTCGGATGTTGATACATGTCCCTCGTCATCGGCCCTGCTATAGTATAGTGATCCTATCTCGCTAGATTTGTAGAAAAAATGTAGATAGGCCATCCAGTCGGCATTATCCACAGTCACGTAGTCTGTGTATGCCCCGACAGCTATCCCGTAACCATTATCACCTTCTGCGTCCGCCTTGAAGAGATTAACGAAACCAGCGTATTTGCGCCGGGTTATGACCGCACCGGACTGATCTGCTGCAACATCTACCAACTCTTTTGTTTTTGTGTCTATTGCGGTTATTATCATTTTTCTTCACCTGTGTTTTGAGCATTATCCATGCGATCAGATAACCTATCGAGCATATCTATAAGCCGCTCTTTGGCCGAACAATCATTAATTGGAGCGCCATCCTTGCCCGTGAGCTCAACAGAGTGGTTGTCTCTAAACTTCTCCGGTTTTCGGCTCTTCATGAGGAACATCAACAGGGTGTCGGAATAGCGCCTGATATGGCCGACCTCCTCGCCCTGATAGAACACCGGCTCCAGGCAACCAGTCACAGCTCTTCGGTGAGCTTCAACTTCCATCGCATCGACTGCGGATTCGAGAGCGTCTTCCCACTCAGCCTCAAATTTAACATCTTCTGATTTATGTTTATATGCTGTAGCTCGAACTATTCCCGCAGCGCTGCATGCCGTTGACACAATACCTGTCTCGCTGAGCGCTTGGAGAAAGATTTCCCTCTTCTTCTTTGAAAAGCGAGCAATTTTTGATGCAGACATATCTACCTCGCTACCCGCACGTATTTACCAGCCTGTGCTTTGCCTCGGCGCCGCTGATCTTCTTTACGTGCAGCGTTGATCTGAGCAATTGGACTGAGAGCCTCACGAGCCTCTTTTCGCTGATTGGTAGTGTTTGGTTGATAGCTCATAGTTGTAAAAGTAATCCCAGCATATAGCCAGAGTCGAAATATAATTAAATGGGAGGGCCCGATACTGTCGCTTATGCGCCCGCGTCGGGCCGCGCGGGGAGATGATAGTAAAACAACATACACCTATAAGCTCTAAACTGGCTCAGGGGGCGACCATTTTGAGCCTAAAAACGCTGCCTGCTTGAGCGTGAAGAAAACATTTTTGAGCGTGAAATTGGGGGGCGACCACTTTTTTTGTTTTCTTGCGTATCAATCCATTCTTCATATGTATTAGTCAGGTGTTCCCGCATTGCTGCCCACGGAAAAGTCTCAAGCATTACAGTAAGAAGCCCCCGTCTTTTTGGTTGATATAAACTTATCTTGTCCAGTGCAGCCACGCGAGACTTCTGAACATTTCGCCTTGTGCAATCAAACCGCTCTGCTATCTCATAATCACTATTGCCGAGCAGATGACATACCAGCACGACAAGCTGCCAATCCGTAAGCCCTCCGCGCTGCCGTCGTGACCAGCGGATCATCTTGCGAACTTCCCGCCACAATAGGCCGGTGACGCCGGGGTCTTTACATATGTCACTGACATACGAAAACGGATCGCAAGCCTTTTCCCACAGACCCGCACCTACTGCAAATACATCCTCAATATCCTCAATCGCTATCGTTCGCCTTGCCATCTTCCCTTTCGCCTCCTGCGTATATGTGGTATAATATGCTCGTCTGATTTACTACATCTTGAGGCGCTCACGGAAGATCGTGGGCGTTTTTGTTTTATTTGGCCTTTTGGCCTCTTGCTACAAGTTCAACTTCTTGCCAATCCTCCGGCAGCCGCCAAACATAGACCTCTTGATTCGCAGCAATCAAAGCATCTATCCACTCCTGCTGTTCATCAGTGACTTTCCGCCGCTTTGTTTTAAGCTCAGCGATTACAAGCCTCTTGAAACTAAAGTGGACTGCCCAAAGGTCGGGAAATCCTGCCTGGTCACGTTTTGGTTTTTTCGCGTGATAACAAAGCCATCCATAACGTCTGAAAAGTTGCTCGACCTTTGCTTGCCACAGCGTTTCAGTAGCGTCAGGACTGGGCAGCTTGATCTCACCACCACGCTGATATTCGCGATATTGTTCGGTTGTCCAGATTT contains:
- a CDS encoding terminase, whose product is MSASKIARFSKKKREIFLQALSETGIVSTACSAAGIVRATAYKHKSEDVKFEAEWEDALESAVDAMEVEAHRRAVTGCLEPVFYQGEEVGHIRRYSDTLLMFLMKSRKPEKFRDNHSVELTGKDGAPINDCSAKERLIDMLDRLSDRMDNAQNTGEEK
- a CDS encoding VRR-NUC domain-containing protein translates to MNQEIWTTEQYREYQRGGEIKLPSPDATETLWQAKVEQLFRRYGWLCYHAKKPKRDQAGFPDLWAVHFSFKRLVIAELKTKRRKVTDEQQEWIDALIAANQEVYVWRLPEDWQEVELVARGQKAK
- a CDS encoding terminase family protein, coding for MEAGRNTLSGREAEESLAARFIKLSLEERLAYLGSLSEADAETLIYDWAFWARPAQLPPPGDWFCWLIMAGRGFGKTRTGAEWVIARMKSGRFGHAALIGETAADVRDVMIEAGESSILKISPPWFMPVYEPSKRRLTWPNGAIAIAYSGEDPDQLRGPQHDTAWTDEPAKWKYADETWSNMEFGLRLGPQPQACATTTPRPTKLIRDLVQDPQTVVTSGSTYDNYANLSPNFIQRVVKRYEGTRLGLQELHAKLLTDVPGALWKRSMIDALRVRSAPSLIRVVVGVDPAVSDSTAEDADEAGILIVGLAENGHAYVLEDKSLQGGPLEWASAAIAGYWEHQADRIAAEVNNGGEMVILTIKSVDQNVATKKLWASRGKYTRAEPIAAFYEQGFVHHVGAFAELEDELCNWVPTSGKSPNRLDALVWALTELMVEGDGGFGAYSSAGESRGSIYRLGG